A genome region from Candidatus Protochlamydia phocaeensis includes the following:
- a CDS encoding MGH1-like glycoside hydrolase domain-containing protein, which yields MDTAEHQRLNSSHKEVYPLWKKWGPYVAERAWGTVREDYSSNGDAWNYFPHDLARSKAYRWGEDGLAGFSDTYQTTIFSVALWNEKDPILKERLFGLSHLEGNHGEDVKEAYFYLDSTPTHSYMKYLYKYPQEEFPYEKLVQENHQRTLQDPEYEIYDTGVFDQGRYFDVFIEYVKASPEDICIRIQAYNRGPESARLHLIPQLWFRNTWSWTPPYAPTPRMKKNDKQPEQCSLWIDPTALPLPEWIPPAYRPAPFYAYADPEASLLFTNNETNTEKVENKPNRTPYVKDAFHRWIIQGDPCIHQEEGTKAGFHYASKEIAPQSSFTVRIRLTPQLLEDPFEEFNAIFEQRRQEADAFYEAVHAPGLSAEDKLIQRQALAGMLWNKQLYFYNVAKWLEGDDPSQPPPSGHEDSRNVHWTHLFSYNVISMPDKWEYPWFAAWDLSFHTIALALVDLDFAKEQLHLLLTHQFQHPNGQIPAYEWEFSDCNPPVQAWALWQLYKFEEEKKGQGDRDFLEICFLKLTNNFAWWVNKVDRYGNNFFEGGFLGLDNISVIDRSQTLPDGGYIEQSDGTGWMGFFSLLLTKIALELAKGNPIFQGIATTYFEHFVYIVGAMQPIDPNLFNMWDEKDGFFYDVISYPNGKWQPLKVRSFVGIIPFFCLDFLDEDEIDQYPHFKENFQLFMANNAPLIKRCLTILEYQGKKRYLFSLMNIEQMQRLLSYLWNENEFKSPHGIRSLSKYHKDHPFHFNGTDVDYEPGEATTVIKGGNSNWRGPVWFPPNILILSSLYRLHQAIGETILIQTDHSASLTPLQMAEFIRHALINIFRRNGHGQRPVYGNRRFFEEDPYWKDLLLFYEYYHGETGAGLGASHQTGWSGLVANLISRWFLSEIKNK from the coding sequence ATGGATACAGCCGAGCATCAACGCCTAAACAGCTCCCATAAAGAGGTTTATCCTCTTTGGAAAAAATGGGGACCTTATGTCGCTGAAAGAGCCTGGGGAACGGTCCGCGAAGATTACAGTTCCAATGGCGATGCATGGAACTATTTCCCTCATGATTTAGCCCGCTCTAAAGCCTATCGTTGGGGAGAAGACGGGCTAGCCGGCTTTAGCGACACCTATCAGACAACCATTTTCTCAGTTGCTCTATGGAATGAGAAAGATCCCATTTTGAAGGAGCGTCTCTTTGGACTCAGCCACCTCGAAGGCAATCATGGCGAAGATGTAAAGGAGGCTTATTTTTATCTAGATTCCACGCCAACGCATTCTTATATGAAATATTTATATAAGTATCCGCAAGAGGAATTCCCCTATGAAAAACTTGTGCAAGAAAACCATCAACGAACCTTGCAAGATCCCGAATATGAGATTTACGATACAGGGGTTTTTGATCAGGGACGGTATTTTGATGTGTTTATCGAATATGTAAAAGCTTCGCCTGAAGATATTTGCATACGCATTCAGGCCTATAACCGCGGCCCAGAATCCGCCCGCCTGCACCTCATCCCTCAATTATGGTTCCGCAATACCTGGTCTTGGACTCCTCCCTATGCCCCTACTCCTCGTATGAAGAAGAATGATAAACAGCCTGAACAATGCAGCTTATGGATAGATCCCACGGCACTTCCTTTACCTGAATGGATTCCTCCTGCTTATCGTCCCGCTCCTTTTTATGCCTATGCCGATCCTGAAGCCTCTCTTTTATTTACCAATAATGAGACCAATACGGAAAAAGTAGAGAATAAACCCAATCGCACACCTTATGTGAAAGACGCCTTTCATCGCTGGATTATTCAAGGGGACCCTTGCATTCATCAAGAAGAAGGAACAAAAGCGGGATTTCATTATGCAAGCAAAGAAATCGCCCCTCAAAGCTCTTTCACCGTGCGCATCAGGCTGACTCCTCAGTTGCTTGAAGATCCCTTTGAAGAGTTCAATGCCATTTTTGAGCAGCGCCGGCAAGAAGCCGATGCCTTTTACGAAGCCGTGCATGCTCCAGGCCTATCAGCGGAAGACAAGCTCATTCAAAGGCAAGCCCTGGCCGGCATGCTCTGGAACAAGCAGCTCTATTTTTATAATGTGGCCAAATGGCTTGAGGGGGATGACCCAAGCCAACCGCCTCCTTCAGGTCATGAGGACAGCCGCAATGTCCATTGGACGCATTTATTTTCTTATAACGTCATCTCCATGCCGGATAAATGGGAATACCCCTGGTTTGCGGCTTGGGATCTATCCTTTCACACCATTGCTTTAGCTCTAGTAGATTTAGACTTTGCTAAAGAGCAACTGCACTTGCTGCTGACCCATCAGTTTCAGCATCCGAATGGGCAAATTCCTGCCTATGAGTGGGAATTTTCCGATTGCAATCCTCCCGTCCAGGCATGGGCCTTATGGCAGCTTTACAAATTTGAAGAGGAGAAAAAAGGACAAGGCGACAGAGACTTCTTGGAGATTTGTTTCTTAAAATTAACGAACAACTTTGCATGGTGGGTGAATAAAGTTGATCGCTATGGCAATAACTTCTTTGAAGGAGGGTTTCTAGGCTTAGATAACATTTCTGTCATTGATCGCAGCCAGACACTGCCGGATGGAGGCTATATTGAGCAATCAGACGGAACGGGATGGATGGGATTTTTTTCTTTGCTTTTGACCAAAATCGCCTTAGAGCTTGCAAAGGGAAACCCTATCTTTCAAGGAATTGCAACAACCTACTTTGAACATTTCGTCTATATTGTCGGAGCCATGCAGCCGATCGATCCGAACTTATTCAATATGTGGGATGAAAAAGACGGGTTCTTCTATGATGTCATTTCTTATCCCAATGGTAAATGGCAGCCCTTAAAAGTCCGCTCCTTCGTCGGCATTATCCCTTTTTTCTGCTTAGATTTTCTGGATGAGGATGAAATCGATCAATATCCGCATTTCAAGGAGAACTTTCAACTTTTCATGGCTAATAATGCCCCGCTTATAAAACGCTGTTTGACCATTCTCGAGTATCAAGGCAAGAAGCGCTATTTATTCTCGCTCATGAATATCGAACAGATGCAGCGCTTGCTTAGTTATTTGTGGAATGAAAATGAATTTAAATCTCCGCATGGCATCCGCAGCCTCTCTAAATACCACAAAGATCACCCTTTTCATTTTAATGGAACAGATGTCGACTATGAACCGGGAGAGGCGACGACTGTTATTAAAGGAGGAAATTCCAACTGGCGGGGACCTGTCTGGTTTCCACCCAATATTCTTATTTTAAGCTCGCTCTATCGCTTGCATCAAGCAATTGGCGAAACCATTCTCATTCAAACAGATCATTCTGCGTCCCTGACTCCTTTACAAATGGCCGAATTCATTCGCCATGCCCTCATCAACATTTTTCGCAGAAACGGACACGGCCAAAGGCCTGTTTATGGTAACCGCCGCTTCTTTGAAGAAGACCCTTATTGGAAAGATCTCCTGCTATTTTATGAATACTACCATGGCGAGACGGGAGCGGGCTTAGGCGCGTCCCATCAAACTGGATGGAGCGGACTTGTTGCCAATCTGATTAGCCGATGGTTTTTATCAGAGATAAAAAACAAATAA
- a CDS encoding SMP-30/gluconolactonase/LRE family protein gives MEELKCVLKTEAILGESPVWSSSDQKLYWVDILRCRIFCFDPQTDQNQVVATLPQLVTAFAFCESGKFVLALAHGIGLLDRQSGKLDMISEPEKDRPDNRFNDGKCDRQGRFWCGTMNLVEPQKDTGNLYRLNRDRSLTGMQDHVKLTNGMGWSPDNRTMYFTETKRYAIFAYDFNPETGSITNRRVFVQLDANDFPVGGPDGLTVDQEGYVWSAHYGRGKIVRYSPEGVKERVITLPVPRPTSCAFGGENLDILFMTTARENMSREEIEQYPLSGSLFAVRTEVKGLPEAHYKDA, from the coding sequence ATGGAAGAACTTAAGTGTGTCTTAAAAACAGAGGCGATATTAGGCGAATCGCCGGTCTGGTCGTCTAGCGATCAGAAATTGTATTGGGTAGATATTTTAAGATGTCGGATTTTTTGTTTTGATCCTCAAACGGATCAAAATCAAGTGGTTGCTACTTTGCCTCAATTGGTGACAGCCTTTGCCTTTTGCGAGAGCGGAAAATTTGTTTTAGCGCTTGCCCATGGGATTGGTCTATTAGACCGGCAAAGCGGTAAGCTGGACATGATCAGCGAACCGGAAAAAGATAGACCTGATAATCGCTTCAATGATGGCAAGTGCGATCGGCAAGGGCGCTTTTGGTGCGGAACAATGAATCTGGTTGAGCCGCAGAAGGACACGGGCAATCTTTATCGCCTGAATCGGGATCGCTCGTTAACAGGGATGCAAGATCATGTGAAGCTGACAAATGGGATGGGCTGGAGCCCGGATAATCGCACCATGTACTTTACAGAGACGAAACGCTACGCCATTTTTGCATACGACTTTAATCCTGAAACGGGATCCATTACCAACCGCCGTGTCTTTGTTCAATTGGATGCAAATGACTTTCCTGTGGGAGGGCCTGATGGATTGACAGTCGATCAAGAGGGATATGTTTGGAGCGCTCATTACGGCAGGGGAAAAATTGTCCGCTATAGTCCGGAAGGCGTAAAAGAACGCGTCATCACCTTGCCGGTTCCGCGTCCCACTAGCTGTGCGTTTGGAGGGGAAAACCTAGATATTCTATTCATGACAACAGCCAGAGAAAATATGTCTAGAGAAGAGATTGAGCAATATCCGTTATCCGGCAGCCTATTTGCTGTCCGGACAGAGGTAAAGGGATTGCCGGAAGCACATTATAAAGACGCATAA
- the gnd gene encoding phosphogluconate dehydrogenase (NAD(+)-dependent, decarboxylating), with protein sequence MQNHQLELAIIGLGKMGANLARNAMDKGIRVVGYTLGGASEDLIRAGLVNCRSIQEIKQHLKPPRKVFLYIPAGPAVDEMLDQLMGCLDPGDILIDGGNSYWGDSIRRHDKLAQKGFRFIDLGTSGGVSGAREGACFMAGGDDEVVAQIEPILLQLAVQGGYVHAGPPGAGHFTKLVHNGIEFGMLQAIGEGIDLLEHFPVKLKIDDVLRCWRYGSVIRSWLVDLMEEAYRQEGGLANIPPYIEDTGEVNWLVSDAIQMEVPIPVISQSVMELFASRDKTKNWARAIAMMRHGFGGHPFGADPGIVRERREGRVGAIYRFALKNRQQAEPKEAKVK encoded by the coding sequence ATGCAAAATCATCAGCTTGAGTTAGCCATTATCGGATTGGGAAAAATGGGAGCCAATTTGGCCAGAAATGCCATGGATAAAGGCATACGAGTGGTTGGATATACCTTGGGAGGGGCTTCTGAGGATTTGATTCGGGCAGGACTTGTGAATTGCCGTTCTATCCAAGAGATTAAGCAGCATCTAAAGCCACCGCGCAAAGTGTTCTTATATATTCCAGCGGGGCCGGCTGTTGATGAAATGCTGGATCAATTGATGGGATGCCTCGATCCCGGAGATATTTTAATTGACGGGGGGAATTCCTATTGGGGGGATTCCATTCGCCGGCATGATAAGCTTGCTCAAAAGGGATTTCGCTTTATTGATTTGGGAACAAGCGGAGGCGTGTCAGGTGCACGTGAAGGCGCTTGCTTCATGGCGGGCGGAGACGATGAGGTTGTTGCCCAAATTGAACCTATTTTGCTCCAGCTGGCTGTGCAGGGCGGTTATGTCCATGCCGGCCCTCCTGGCGCGGGCCATTTTACCAAGTTAGTGCATAATGGCATCGAATTCGGCATGCTCCAAGCAATCGGAGAAGGAATCGATCTTCTTGAGCATTTTCCCGTAAAGTTGAAAATTGACGACGTGCTCCGTTGCTGGCGGTATGGATCTGTCATCCGCTCATGGCTGGTCGATCTAATGGAAGAAGCGTACCGGCAAGAAGGCGGGTTGGCAAATATTCCTCCTTATATAGAAGATACAGGCGAAGTCAACTGGCTGGTGAGCGATGCCATTCAAATGGAAGTGCCTATTCCGGTGATCAGTCAATCGGTAATGGAGCTCTTTGCTTCTCGTGATAAAACAAAGAACTGGGCAAGGGCAATTGCCATGATGCGGCATGGCTTTGGCGGCCATCCTTTTGGGGCTGATCCAGGTATTGTCCGCGAAAGAAGAGAAGGAAGGGTAGGAGCCATTTACCGTTTTGCACTCAAGAATAGGCAGCAGGCAGAACCTAAAGAGGCAAAGGTTAAATGA
- a CDS encoding glucose 1-dehydrogenase, giving the protein MKALVLNTATGKLQLEDRPEPAIQNPDEIKLRVHEVGICGTDRDEVKGAGRALPPPDSQELIIGHEMIGEVVEIGSSVKSVKPGDFATFTVRRGCNHCSSCKKGRSDLCYTGEYTERGIKGKNGYQAQFVVDKEAFIVPIPSHMRSFGVLCEPTSVIEKAIDDVIRIQINRLVDWPASNPLQGRIALVAGMGPVGLLASMALRLRGAEVIGIDIVGSDSPRPRLLRNMGGTYLDVRQVHVSDIPKLYDAPDIIVEAAGVTSLDFKLWQILGVNGAYVLTGVTPPSQQVQIDGGDLMQELVFHNQVVVGSVNAAKAHWQQGVKDLEEANKAWPGVIEQIITHRFSFAQFENALLSHPQDEIKTVISWTSS; this is encoded by the coding sequence ATGAAAGCGCTTGTTTTAAATACGGCGACGGGCAAGCTTCAACTGGAAGATCGTCCGGAGCCTGCCATTCAAAACCCGGATGAGATCAAACTGCGTGTCCATGAAGTGGGCATTTGCGGGACTGATCGGGATGAGGTAAAAGGCGCCGGACGGGCGCTGCCGCCTCCTGATAGCCAAGAGCTAATTATTGGGCATGAAATGATAGGCGAAGTCGTAGAGATCGGTTCTTCCGTTAAATCCGTTAAGCCCGGCGACTTTGCTACTTTCACCGTTCGCCGCGGATGCAATCATTGTTCGTCTTGTAAAAAAGGACGCTCGGACCTGTGCTATACGGGAGAGTATACGGAACGGGGAATCAAAGGAAAAAATGGTTATCAGGCGCAGTTTGTGGTGGATAAAGAAGCGTTTATCGTTCCCATTCCTTCCCATATGCGCTCCTTTGGCGTCTTGTGCGAGCCCACATCCGTCATTGAAAAAGCCATTGATGATGTTATTCGCATTCAGATAAATCGTTTGGTAGATTGGCCGGCTTCCAACCCTTTGCAGGGAAGAATAGCGCTTGTGGCGGGGATGGGCCCTGTCGGCCTCTTGGCGTCGATGGCGCTCCGCCTAAGGGGGGCGGAAGTCATTGGAATAGACATTGTCGGCTCAGATAGCCCGCGTCCCCGTTTACTAAGAAATATGGGAGGCACCTATTTAGATGTGAGGCAAGTTCATGTTTCTGATATTCCTAAGCTTTATGACGCGCCGGATATCATTGTGGAAGCCGCCGGAGTCACTTCATTGGACTTTAAGCTATGGCAAATCTTAGGGGTTAATGGCGCCTATGTGTTGACAGGCGTGACCCCTCCAAGCCAGCAAGTGCAAATTGATGGCGGCGACTTGATGCAGGAGTTGGTCTTTCATAATCAAGTGGTAGTTGGGAGTGTTAATGCAGCCAAGGCTCATTGGCAGCAAGGAGTCAAAGATTTAGAAGAAGCAAATAAGGCATGGCCAGGAGTAATTGAGCAAATCATTACCCATCGCTTTTCCTTTGCGCAATTTGAGAATGCCCTCTTGTCTCATCCCCAGGATGAAATTAAAACGGTGATTTCTTGGACGTCTTCTTAG
- a CDS encoding glutathione-independent formaldehyde dehydrogenase, translating into MKAMVFKDKNQVAVEEVENPHLTNPRDAILRVTSSAICGSDLHMYDGRTDMEKNSTFGHEIMGVIEEIGEAVTSIKAGDRVVLPFNISCGFCFNCVRGFTSACLTTNPDGVGAAYGYADMGPYKGGQAEFVRVPFADFNCLKLPGEPGDELENDFLMLADIFPTGYHACELANVQPGSTVAIFGGGPVGLLAAHSAFIRGASEVFVVDQSEERLGIASQIGAHPINFREGDPAEQIFEMRRNNRLIMDSFRPGEEKMIGVMCGIDAVGYQARSQKNPDAQEDPTSIIRQLVKVVNPTGSIGIVGVYMPQDPGGVDSQAKQGILGIPWGEIFHKGLTIGMGQTPVKKYNTYLRDLIIAGKAKPSIIVSHQINIEDVPEAYKKFDQRGMGSGQDYTKFVVKF; encoded by the coding sequence ATGAAAGCAATGGTCTTTAAAGATAAAAATCAAGTAGCTGTGGAAGAAGTAGAAAATCCTCACTTGACAAACCCTAGGGATGCCATTTTGCGGGTCACATCAAGCGCGATTTGCGGAAGCGATTTGCATATGTATGATGGCCGCACCGATATGGAAAAGAATTCAACGTTTGGCCATGAGATCATGGGAGTGATTGAAGAGATCGGCGAAGCAGTGACTTCCATTAAAGCCGGCGACCGCGTTGTTCTTCCCTTTAACATTTCTTGCGGTTTTTGCTTTAACTGTGTCAGAGGATTTACCAGCGCTTGTCTGACAACTAATCCAGATGGGGTGGGGGCTGCTTATGGCTATGCCGACATGGGTCCATACAAGGGGGGACAAGCAGAATTTGTCCGCGTCCCTTTTGCGGATTTCAATTGCCTAAAGCTTCCCGGCGAACCGGGAGATGAATTAGAAAATGATTTTCTCATGCTGGCGGATATTTTTCCAACAGGCTATCACGCTTGCGAATTAGCCAATGTACAGCCAGGCAGTACCGTTGCCATTTTCGGAGGTGGCCCTGTTGGCCTATTGGCAGCTCATAGCGCTTTTATTCGGGGCGCAAGCGAAGTCTTTGTTGTGGATCAATCGGAAGAACGCTTAGGCATAGCCAGCCAGATTGGTGCCCATCCCATTAATTTTAGAGAGGGGGATCCCGCTGAGCAAATTTTCGAGATGCGCCGCAATAACCGCTTGATCATGGATTCTTTTCGTCCAGGCGAGGAAAAAATGATCGGAGTGATGTGTGGAATCGATGCAGTCGGCTACCAAGCGCGCAGCCAGAAAAATCCTGACGCGCAAGAAGATCCTACATCGATTATCCGCCAACTCGTCAAGGTGGTCAATCCTACCGGCAGCATTGGGATTGTCGGCGTTTACATGCCTCAAGATCCAGGAGGAGTGGACAGCCAAGCCAAGCAAGGCATTTTGGGCATCCCATGGGGGGAAATTTTTCATAAAGGCTTGACGATTGGAATGGGGCAGACGCCTGTCAAGAAATACAATACGTATCTACGAGATTTAATTATTGCAGGCAAAGCAAAGCCCAGCATCATTGTCTCCCATCAAATTAATATTGAAGATGTGCCCGAAGCCTATAAGAAATTTGATCAGCGTGGGATGGGAAGCGGCCAAGACTATACAAAATTTGTCGTGAAATTTTAA
- a CDS encoding pyridoxal phosphate-dependent aminotransferase — MLHLELPKYKMIEQISKTSPEYISFSQGAVKVGGTPAEIKAHVASLLETDCCDYYQSVAGLYPLREKIAQRLTEKFGPLFTPEHILVTHGSIGGITALCLSLLKEGDEVLLPEPTYPSYRNIILFSKGQPIFTPAFFEDKEGWMLNLDALEHARTSRTKMLILPNPSNPCGFCLSTQDLLQLKAWGEAHGIYVVIDEVYDNYIFEAQFASSTPFVLESNYLIRTGSFSKDFAMSGWRIGFVVGSPLLITHLINIQDGTLGCPSVVGQQAALYALAHPHLIARQTAAVKTSRDLACSLLTPLVEQGIFSYTKPKAGIFLFLKTKELNTEELVMRLLNQCKVALVPGTDFGNSASSYIRLCYAREEPLIEEGMRRLCRFFGG, encoded by the coding sequence ATGCTGCATTTAGAACTTCCCAAATATAAAATGATTGAACAAATTTCAAAAACAAGCCCGGAATACATCTCTTTTTCACAAGGAGCTGTCAAAGTAGGCGGCACGCCGGCTGAGATTAAAGCGCATGTTGCTTCCCTTTTAGAAACTGATTGCTGTGATTATTATCAATCTGTGGCGGGGCTTTATCCGTTGCGAGAAAAAATTGCGCAGAGGTTGACAGAGAAGTTCGGCCCTCTTTTTACACCGGAGCATATCCTGGTCACCCATGGATCAATTGGAGGCATTACCGCGCTTTGCTTATCTCTGTTAAAAGAAGGCGATGAAGTCCTTCTTCCGGAACCCACTTACCCTAGCTATCGCAACATTATTTTATTTTCTAAAGGCCAACCGATCTTCACGCCCGCTTTTTTTGAGGACAAGGAGGGATGGATGCTTAATCTTGACGCTCTAGAGCATGCACGAACTTCGCGCACTAAGATGCTAATTCTTCCCAATCCTTCCAATCCTTGCGGTTTCTGCCTGTCCACTCAAGACTTGTTACAACTCAAAGCTTGGGGAGAAGCCCATGGTATTTATGTGGTCATTGACGAAGTCTATGACAATTACATTTTTGAGGCCCAATTCGCCTCAAGCACGCCTTTTGTATTAGAATCGAATTACCTTATACGGACAGGCTCTTTTTCCAAAGACTTTGCGATGAGCGGATGGCGCATTGGATTTGTGGTGGGCTCGCCTCTCCTCATTACTCATTTAATTAACATACAAGATGGAACCTTGGGTTGTCCAAGCGTCGTTGGCCAGCAAGCCGCCCTCTATGCCTTAGCCCATCCCCATTTGATAGCGAGGCAGACAGCAGCTGTTAAAACCAGCCGCGATCTGGCTTGCAGTCTTCTCACCCCCTTAGTGGAGCAGGGAATTTTTTCCTATACAAAGCCTAAAGCCGGCATTTTTCTCTTTTTAAAAACGAAAGAATTAAATACTGAAGAATTGGTCATGAGGCTTTTAAATCAGTGCAAAGTCGCTTTAGTCCCCGGAACAGATTTCGGAAATAGCGCCTCTTCCTATATTCGTTTATGCTACGCAAGGGAAGAACCTCTCATTGAGGAAGGCATGCGCCGCCTCTGCCGCTTCTTTGGCGGCTGA
- a CDS encoding L-serine ammonia-lyase, whose amino-acid sequence MAVSVFNLFSIGIGPSSSHTVGPMRAARQFVLNLSQKDLLPTVKRIKAELYGSLALTGKGHSTDIAVLLGLEGNAPEGTDPADVEPRIASIRKQKKLILLNTHAISFDEPADLIFHYDKQLPYHPNGMRFTVYDQGGKELYQQVFYSVGGGFIVDHEAAMKDKEIFQNSHRLPYPFKTAEELLIQCRRQGMTIAQLMMENEKSWRTEEEIRKGLLHIWHIMQECVKRGCQQEGILPGGLNVKRRAAGIYRYLQEQEKKPLEQRDPAEVMDWVSLWALAVNEENAAGGRVVTAPTNGASGVIPAVLHYYQKFVKGANEDGIVTFLLVAGAIGILYKEGASISAAEMGCMGEVGVACSMAASGLAAALGGSNEQVENAAEIGMEHNLGLTCDPIKGLVQIPCIERNTMGAAKAINAERLARLHGDGTHRVTLDQVIATMRQTGHDMMAIYKETSQGGLAVNVPEC is encoded by the coding sequence ATGGCTGTCAGCGTATTTAATCTTTTCTCGATTGGAATAGGGCCGTCTAGTTCTCATACGGTAGGACCTATGCGCGCAGCACGGCAATTTGTTTTAAATCTTTCTCAAAAAGATTTGTTGCCAACAGTCAAAAGGATCAAAGCCGAACTTTATGGTTCGCTTGCTTTAACAGGCAAAGGGCATTCTACTGATATCGCAGTTCTTCTTGGCCTTGAGGGAAATGCTCCTGAAGGGACCGATCCGGCTGATGTCGAGCCGCGCATTGCTTCTATTCGTAAGCAAAAAAAATTGATCTTGTTGAATACCCATGCGATTTCTTTTGATGAGCCGGCCGATTTGATTTTCCATTATGATAAGCAGCTTCCCTACCATCCCAATGGCATGCGTTTTACCGTTTATGATCAAGGAGGCAAAGAGCTTTACCAACAGGTTTTTTACTCGGTCGGCGGAGGATTTATTGTTGATCATGAAGCAGCCATGAAAGATAAGGAAATTTTTCAAAATTCGCACCGCTTGCCTTATCCGTTTAAAACGGCCGAAGAGCTGCTCATCCAATGCCGGCGCCAGGGAATGACAATTGCTCAGCTGATGATGGAAAACGAAAAGAGCTGGAGAACGGAAGAAGAGATCCGAAAAGGACTCTTGCATATTTGGCATATCATGCAAGAATGCGTCAAGCGCGGCTGCCAGCAAGAAGGCATTCTGCCTGGCGGGTTAAATGTTAAGCGGCGTGCGGCGGGAATCTACCGTTATTTACAAGAGCAAGAGAAAAAGCCTTTAGAGCAGCGAGATCCGGCAGAAGTCATGGACTGGGTGAGCCTGTGGGCATTGGCTGTTAATGAGGAAAACGCAGCTGGCGGAAGAGTCGTCACAGCGCCGACGAATGGAGCTTCAGGCGTTATTCCAGCTGTGCTGCATTATTATCAGAAGTTTGTCAAAGGAGCGAATGAAGACGGCATTGTCACCTTTTTATTAGTTGCTGGCGCAATTGGAATTCTATATAAAGAAGGCGCTTCTATTTCTGCAGCCGAGATGGGATGTATGGGAGAAGTGGGAGTGGCTTGTTCCATGGCTGCTTCGGGCTTAGCGGCCGCATTGGGTGGAAGCAATGAGCAAGTGGAAAATGCCGCAGAAATTGGCATGGAGCATAATCTTGGCCTCACTTGCGATCCCATTAAAGGGCTTGTCCAGATCCCTTGCATTGAACGCAATACCATGGGGGCTGCAAAGGCGATTAATGCCGAGCGTTTAGCTAGACTGCATGGAGATGGCACGCATCGAGTGACGTTGGATCAAGTCATTGCGACAATGAGGCAGACAGGTCATGATATGATGGCGATTTATAAGGAAACTTCGCAAGGCGGGCTGGCTGTTAATGTGCCGGAATGTTAA
- a CDS encoding alpha/beta hydrolase, which yields MQKVEERESITLVNGDEKIFAMLHRPLHASKVPAVLICSGFAGTKCGKSRLFVRLGKELAKRGIAVLRFDYRGAGDSEGEFNDITIESQLSDTLLCLNYLANDPQIDATRIGLLGRSLGGALAVMAATRFQSIKSLALWAPVFTSDPWKKLWEAYKTNKQEIPKKDIMQMLPSSKAPNMEFIHQFFEIDIKRELEKLKDIPMLHVHGTQDVVVQSEHTDAYKKAREATENTRFILLSKSDHDFSDPAEQEILLAETSEWYQKTLFN from the coding sequence ATGCAAAAAGTTGAAGAACGCGAATCAATTACCTTGGTGAATGGCGATGAGAAAATTTTTGCCATGCTGCACCGGCCCCTTCATGCGTCTAAAGTTCCCGCTGTCTTAATTTGTTCGGGTTTTGCAGGAACAAAATGCGGAAAGTCCCGTTTATTTGTCCGATTAGGCAAGGAACTAGCCAAACGCGGCATTGCCGTGCTTCGTTTCGATTATCGGGGCGCCGGGGATAGCGAAGGAGAGTTCAACGATATCACGATTGAAAGCCAGCTAAGCGATACGCTGCTTTGCTTAAATTACTTGGCCAATGATCCTCAGATCGATGCGACGCGCATCGGCTTGTTAGGCCGCTCGTTAGGGGGCGCCTTAGCTGTCATGGCAGCCACACGCTTTCAAAGCATTAAAAGCCTAGCCTTATGGGCCCCTGTTTTTACAAGCGATCCTTGGAAAAAACTATGGGAAGCCTATAAAACCAATAAGCAAGAGATCCCCAAAAAAGACATCATGCAAATGCTGCCCAGCAGCAAAGCGCCGAATATGGAATTTATCCATCAGTTTTTCGAAATTGACATTAAGCGCGAATTAGAAAAGCTTAAGGATATCCCCATGCTGCATGTTCATGGCACGCAGGATGTCGTCGTGCAAAGCGAGCATACAGATGCCTACAAAAAAGCGCGCGAAGCAACAGAAAATACTCGTTTTATTCTATTATCAAAAAGCGATCATGATTTTTCGGATCCTGCTGAACAAGAAATCTTGCTCGCAGAAACAAGTGAGTGGTATCAGAAAACGCTTTTTAATTGA